The Spiroplasma corruscae DNA window AATATATTATCAATTATTAAAGATGGAATTTTAATTGCTCATAACGCAAATTTTGACTTTAACTTTTTACAATCTTGATCATATAAATTAGGGTTTGGGGTTTTAGAAAATACTGTTATAGATACTTTAACGCTTGCTAGAGTATTAAAACCAGATTTAAAAAACCATAGACTTGGTACAGTTGCTAAGGCTTTTGGAATACTATATGATGAGAAAAATGCTCATAGGGCTGATTATGATGCTGAAGTTTTAACAAATATTTATGAACATATCTGAAATTATGCTAAGAAAATTGAAAGCATTGATTTTGATGTTGATTGAAATAAATTTGAACCTAAGGATATTTATACAAATGAACATTACAAGAGAATAAAAGGATTGCACGTAAATGTATTAGCCAAAAATCAAGACGGGTTAAAAGATTTGTATAAAATTATTTCATATTCACATGTAAAAAATTACTTAGGTAGTCCTAAGATTTTTAAATCTGTATTACAAGAGTTCAGAAAAAAAGATAATATTTTATTAGGTTCTGGTTGTCAAAACGGTGAAATTTTTGAACTAATAAGAACAGGAACTGATGTTGACTTAAAAAAAGCTATTAGTTTTTATGATTATATTGAAATCCAACCACTTAGTGTTTATAAAAAACTCTTAGCTATAAATGAATTATCAATAGATAAATTAAAAAAATGCTTACTGAAAATTATAAAATACGCAAAAGAGCAAAACGTAATGGTAGTAGCTACTAGTGATGCACATTATATAAATCCTGATGATAAAGTTATTAGAGATATTTACATTAATACAAAAGGATTAGGTGGGGTTTATCATCCGTTATATGATTTTAGACAAAGGGTAAATGATAATCCAGATCAATTTTTAAGAACCACTGATGAAATGCTAGAAGAATTTAATTGACTCGATAAAGATTTAGCGTTTGAAATAGTTGTGACAAATTCAAATATTATAGCAGATAAAATTAGTGCTGATATTAAACCATTAAAGTCTGGATTATACACTCCAAATATAGATAATGTAGATAAATTGTTAACTGAAGAATGCTACAAAAATGCTAAGTCTATATATGGAGATAATTTACCAGAAATTGTAGAAAAAAGATTAGAAAAAGAACTAGCATCAATCATAAAACATGGTTTTGCGGTTGTTTATTGAATAAGTCACCTTTTAGTAAAGAAATCAAATAACGATGGATATTTAGTTGGAAGTAGAGGTTCTGTTGGTAGTTCGTTAGTAGCTACAATGGCGAATATTACTGAAGTTAATCCATTAAAATCGCATTACATTTGCAAAGAATGTAAATTTTCAAATTTTGAAGTTGATTCAAAATATAAATGTGGTTTTGATTTACCAAAAGCAGTTTGTCCAAACTGTAAAAATGAATTAATTGGTGATGGTCATGACATTCCGTTTGAAACCTTTCTTGGATTTGATGGTGATAAGATTCCAGATATTGACCTAAATTTTTCTGGAGAGTATCAAGGAGTAGCTCATAACTTTATTAAAGAACTATTTGGAGAAAATAATGTATTTAGAGCTGGTACCATTTCAACCGTTGCTGAAAAAACAGCTTATGGTTATGTATTGGGACATTTTGAAAAAAATAATATACCTCAAGAATCAATGAGAAGGGCGGAAATTTTTAGACTTGCACAATTGTCAACAGGTGTAAAAAGAACAACAGGACAACACCCTGGTGGAATTATAATATTACCTAAAGAGTATGAGATTGAAGATTTCACTCCTGTTAATTATCCTGCGGATGATGATGATAGTGATTGATTAACAACACATTTTGATTTTCATTCAATTCATGACAATCTTTTAAAAATGGATGTTCTTGGACATGTTGACCCAACAGCTTTAAAAATGTTAAAAGACTTAACCGGCATTGATCCAATTAATATTCCAATTAATGACAAAAAAATCTACAATTTATTTTCAAATTTAACTTCGTTAAATTTATCTCCTAATGATATTAATGGAGAAACAACTGGTGCTTTGGGTCTTCCGGAGTTCGGTACGCAATTTGTTAGATCTATGTTAAGAGAAACTCAACCAAAAACATTTGCTGACTTAGTTCAAATTTCAGGATTAAGTCATGGAACCGATGTTTATATTGGAAATGCACAACATCTTATAAAAAATAATATTGCAAATATTTCTACTGTAATTGGTTGTAGAGATGAAATCATGGTTTACTTAATGTCAAAAGGCTTAAGTGATTCAATTTCATTTAAAATTATGGAGGATGTAAGAAAAGGTAAGGGACTTACAAAAGAGTATATTGAATTAATGAAAAATAATAATGTACCAGAATGATATATTGATAGTTGTCAAAAGATAAAATACATGTTTCCAAAGGCTCATGCTACAGCATATGTTTTAATGGCGTATCGTGTTGCATGATATAAGGTATACTATCCTGAGGAATATTACGCAACTTGATTTTCAACAAGAACAGATTTTTTTGATTTAGAAACTTCTTTAAATGGTAAGGATGCTATTCTTAAAAAGATAAATGAAATTAAACATAAAATTAACAACAAAGAACCAGTATCTTATAAAGAAAATAGTCTATTACAAGTGTATGAAGTTATACTAGAAATGTTTGCTAGAAATATTGAGTTTAAAAATATAGATTTTAATGTTTCTGATGCCACAGCATTTAAAGTGGTGATAGAAGAGGGTAGAAAATTTATATATCCTTCATTTAATGTTATTGATTCGTTAGGTGAAACAGTAGCAAACTCAATTGTTAATGCTAGAAATGAAAGACAAATTATTACGTTAGATGATTTAAAAAGAAGAACTCAAGTTACACAAACACAAGTTGAAATTTTTAAGAAGTTAAATATATTAAGTTCTCTGAGAAATGATGACCAACTGTCATTTGATTTCTAAAATAAGGCTAAAGGAAAAATACAATGAATTTAAAAAATATAATTGAAGAAAAAAAACAAGAAGTTATCAATATTTTGCATAAATGTAATTTATCTTTATATGAAATTAATTTTACAAAAGAGTTTGACTCTAACGTAATACAATTTTTAGTAGAAAATATTGATATTAGTATTTTAAATATAGATTTCGATAATTTAATAAAGGCAAATGAGAGTATTTCTGAATGACTTGATGAAATAGATAACACTAATGAAAAATATTTATTAGAAGTTTCAAGCGCTGGTGCTGAAAGACAAATTAAGAATGAAGAAGTATTAAAAAATTGTATTAACAGATATGTATACATAATTCTAAAAGAAGAAGTAGAAGGTTTTAAAGAATTTAATGCAGTATTATCAGAAATAAATAATTATTATGTATTCACAATTAATCTAAAAGGTAGAATGAAAAAAATAAAATTAAAATGAGAGCAAATAAAATTAATTAGATTTGCAATAAAATTTTAATTTTTTTTATCGATTTATATAATGGGTGAATTATGAGTTTCAGGTTTCAAACACAAACAAATGAAAATGATTGTGGAGTAGCTGTATCAAGTATGTTAATTAATTTCTATTGTAAGAAAAATTATACTTTAGAAGAAGTCCGTTATGTAAATAATATTAGTAATGAAATGTTAAGTATGTATGACATAGAAAATATTTTACTTAATTATGGTATAGAATTTACTTCTTATAGTTGTAGTTTTGAGGAACTATTAACTTTAGATTTTAATAAACCAATACTATTGAATATACTAAACGCTAAAAAAGAAGAGCACTTTATATTATGTCTAAAAAAAAGTAAAGATAAGTTTCTAGTTGCTGATCCAGTTAATAAAGATATTAAATGAGAAAGTATAGAACATATAAAGAAACATTATCAAGGCTACATTGGTATTTCTAAGTTAGTAAAAAAAATAATTTTTAAAAATAAAAAATTAGTTAATTGATTTACTTATTTAAGTAATTATAAAGTCTTTATATATTTCACTTTATTTTTATCATTAATTATAAATTTTTTCATTATTCTAAATAGTAACTTTTTAAAAAAATTTATTAGTGAAATAAATATTAATGATATTGAATACAAAAATAAATTTTTTTTAGTTTTTATTTTTTTTAGTACAGTTGAAATAATTGTAACCTTTATATTAAAAGTATTTATAAATAAATTAAAAAATAGATTAAGAAGAAATATATTTCAAGATTATCGCGATAAGTTGATGTCATTATCTATTGAGAAATTTCATTCCAATAAAAAAGAAGTTTGATTAAAGAAAATAAGTTACATTAACGATATAGTTGATTTTGTAGTAGACTTTACTATTACTTTACCAATTGAGTTTTTATTATTTTTACTTACTTTAATAATATTAATCAATATTTCTCCTGTTATATTAATTTTGATGCTAATTGATAACTTCTTTATAATTATTGTATCTATATTTTTTACAACATTATTAAAAGATAAATATATTAGGTTTGAACAAAGATCTATTAAGTTTTCGAAAAAAGTAAGAGAGTTTGTTGATTCGTTTGAAGAAATAAAGTATAAAGGGATAAAAAAGAAGTTCCAGAAAGATTTGAATTTAGATTCGATAGATTTGTATAATAGTTCAGACGAGTTAATTGAACTTAAGACTAAGATTTCTGTTATAAATAATTTTATTAATACTTTTTTTTACTATTTAATATTTTATACATCTTATTTATTAATTTTAAAGAATAACTTTTCGGTCACAGAGTTGTTATTCTATACATCAATAAGTATTCACATAAACTCTTTCTTTAATAATTTAAATGCATTTGCTTGTAACATGCAAAATTATAGAATTGCTAGCTCCAATTTGTTCTTTCTTTTTGAAGATGTATTTAAATCTAAATCTTCTACCTTTATTGAAAAAGTTGATAAGATTGAGTTCATTAATATTTACAAGTATATTAGCAGCAAGAAATGTATCAATAACTTTAATTACAGTTTTAAAGGAAACACATTTGTATATGGTAGAAGTGGGTCCGGTAAAACAAGTATATTAAAATTAATTTCAGGACATTTAGAGAGCTATGAAGGAAAAATATTGATTAATGACAAAGACTTTCAAGAAATTAATATAAATGATTATCAAAATAAAATAATGTACTTAGGTCAATATGATTATATATTTGATGGAACTGTATGAGCTAATATCCAACAGTTTAAAAACAAAATAGATATGAACATCTTTAAAACTTTTAACTTTTTTGAAATATTAAAGAATAATTGTATTGATATAAATAAAGAAATTTATGATAACGGAAATAATCTTAGTAAAGGTCAGAGACAAATTATAAATTTTATAAGTTTATTTTTTACTAATAAAGATGTTTATTTAATTGACGAACCATTAAGCAATGTCGAAAAGGATACTGCTTATTATTTGTTTAAAACATTTTATGAATACAAAAAGAAAAGTTTAATTATAATGTGTGATCATGATTTAACTTATAAGAACTTTTTTCCTAATAGAGTGGAGGTATCATCATAAAAAAGTCGTGAAGAGTATTGTTAATTACAAATATTTTATCTCTATTAATTTTGATTGGTATAATGTTAATAACTATTCCGAATATTGTTGTTGGAAATATTTATATAGATAAGTTCATTAATAAATTTGATGAAATTGATAATGAATATTACATAATTACTCAATCAAAAATTAATATATCTGATATAAATAAGTTATTTATTGATAATAGTTCTTTCAGAATAGAAGTTGATATGAGTAAAGTTATACTTGATAATGGATTAATTAAAGTAGAGGACGAAGAAATAAAATCAAGCATTAAAAATAATGACACTGTATACATTTATCTAAGTAATAAATCTCTACTTACTTATCTTATATTTGATTAATTATTGATATAATCATAATGGTGAAAATATGAAAGATAAAATTTATTTTGTTTATGAAGTTGATTTAGCTAAACTTAAGTCATATGAAAAAGTATTATACAAATTACTTAAGTTTACTAAAAAATACCTAAATATTAATAAAAGATTATCTTTTTCCTTAAATTATATCAAAGACGAAAAATCAGTTTATCTAAATAAAACATATCGAAATAAAGACTATATTGGTGATGTATTGTCATTTCCTATTGATGATGAGTACAATATTTATTCTCAATTAAAGTATAAGGAAATTGGTGATATTTTTATAGCACCACATGAGGCCAAAAGAAAGTCTTTAAAACAAAAAAATAGCTTTAAAACAGAGATATCTTGATTGTTTGTACATGGGTTATTGCATATTTTGGGTTTTGATCACCAAGTTAATGAAGAAGCGAATGTAATGTTTAAATTAACTGATGATATTTTAAGTAAAATAAAGGTTAATTATAGTTATAATTAAGATATATAAAAATTTTTAAGAAGGTAATTATGGCAAAAAAGAAGTTCTCAAAAAGAGCAAAAGTAAGAATTAGGCTAAAAAATAAGTTTGTTAATGCAGCAAGAGGAGTATATACTGCTTTTAAAGAGGAATCTACATTAATTGTTTACCTAATTGCAATTATTATTGCAATTGCATTAGGTATTTGAATTAAATTAGATTTATTAAGCTGGTCTATTATTATACTTACAATAGGTGTTTTGCTTGGCTTTGAATTTTTAAATACTTCAATTGAGAATTTTGTTGATTTACTAAGCTTTGAGTATAATATAAAAGCTAAAAAAATAAAAGATATTTGTGCAGCTGCCAGTATTATAAATTCAATATTAGCAGTAGTAATTAGTTTCTTAATTTACTTACCACCATTAATCGATAGGATTAGTGAGATGATTGGTAATTAGTATGAGAGATTATGTTCAAATTTTTAATCATTTAAATGAAATTAAAAAAAACTGTTATTCTCCTTATTCAAACTATAAAGTAGTATGTTCATTTTACTTAAATGAGGGTATTGTAATCAACGGAGTTAATATTGAAAATGTTGCTTATAATCCAACAATTTGTGCTGAACGTTCTGCTATTGCACAATTTATTTCAAGTGGTAAGATTAATAGTAAGTTAGACTTTGTTGCATTATATGCAGATTCGAAAGTTCCTGTTTATCCTTGTGGAACTTGTAGACAAACACTAATTGAATTTTTAGATGGGAAAACAGAGGTCTTGATATTTAATAATCAAGGTTTTGTTGAATCTCATAAACTTGAAGAATTTATCCCATATTCATTTAATCTTAAAAACATTAAATAGGAAGGAGCAATATGTATTATACAAAAGAAACTTTCTGAGTAAAAACTGGTACACAGTTCATATGATTTTTTGCCACATATAAAAATATTGATGTTTCAATTGATGAGTTAGAAGATTTTATTACTAATAAAGATTATCTAAATTCAAAAGTTCCTTATATATTCAATGATGAAATTATTAATTTGGTAAAAGCTTGAGACTATATAAGATTAGTTGTATTAAAATATAAATTAGACGATCAAAATTTAATTAAACTAAAAACATTAATTGATAATGAGGTTTTAACAACAATTTATAGACTAATTGACCCAAATGAAAAGTTTATAGATTCTTTTGATGAAAATCTTGAAAATAAATTTAAAGTAAAACTTAATGATTTACTATGTTTATTAGATGATAATGATAATCTAAGCGAAATTATAGAAAAATT harbors:
- a CDS encoding PolC-type DNA polymerase III, translating into MNLQTFLNKINISFEDKYIDNLKECKVDKKIVINTVENSIKVTFNLNNFFDTKFLEVFEKKISSCKSFDIKFSFNVTNKNYNKETIWDYILYIKDHKSDFKSGAISSLDFNSINYDENTKKVVFLVSSSVEKEMISNHIDYYSSKLNKYGFESLSFKIIVKENHDNIISMINDEYDKVKATNVTKPIETSQQKIVKPRYKSNNALLDNPDYKTLLDLEENAQNVTIHGQVIAKETRKSKSNRNFYNISITDKTSSIVCIYFPKNDDPTFFDDLNDNNNKYLEQYKDELIGVNDWVALNGNYTYSTFDKNFVFYINKFKKLPPKDTLRKDNAKIKRVELHTHTKMSVMDGVSSVKDYINTVKSWGWNSIAITDHLNVQSFPEAYAALNTINKKDTSNPIKLIYGSELCLLNEDFWIVKNPKKQNLRTAKFVVFDLETTGLSPEFDEIIEFGANVYDYAKGTSTRHDILIKPKNSISKFTTELTNITNEMLSNKNSIEIEFKNILSIIKDGILIAHNANFDFNFLQSWSYKLGFGVLENTVIDTLTLARVLKPDLKNHRLGTVAKAFGILYDEKNAHRADYDAEVLTNIYEHIWNYAKKIESIDFDVDWNKFEPKDIYTNEHYKRIKGLHVNVLAKNQDGLKDLYKIISYSHVKNYLGSPKIFKSVLQEFRKKDNILLGSGCQNGEIFELIRTGTDVDLKKAISFYDYIEIQPLSVYKKLLAINELSIDKLKKCLLKIIKYAKEQNVMVVATSDAHYINPDDKVIRDIYINTKGLGGVYHPLYDFRQRVNDNPDQFLRTTDEMLEEFNWLDKDLAFEIVVTNSNIIADKISADIKPLKSGLYTPNIDNVDKLLTEECYKNAKSIYGDNLPEIVEKRLEKELASIIKHGFAVVYWISHLLVKKSNNDGYLVGSRGSVGSSLVATMANITEVNPLKSHYICKECKFSNFEVDSKYKCGFDLPKAVCPNCKNELIGDGHDIPFETFLGFDGDKIPDIDLNFSGEYQGVAHNFIKELFGENNVFRAGTISTVAEKTAYGYVLGHFEKNNIPQESMRRAEIFRLAQLSTGVKRTTGQHPGGIIILPKEYEIEDFTPVNYPADDDDSDWLTTHFDFHSIHDNLLKMDVLGHVDPTALKMLKDLTGIDPINIPINDKKIYNLFSNLTSLNLSPNDINGETTGALGLPEFGTQFVRSMLRETQPKTFADLVQISGLSHGTDVYIGNAQHLIKNNIANISTVIGCRDEIMVYLMSKGLSDSISFKIMEDVRKGKGLTKEYIELMKNNNVPEWYIDSCQKIKYMFPKAHATAYVLMAYRVAWYKVYYPEEYYATWFSTRTDFFDLETSLNGKDAILKKINEIKHKINNKEPVSYKENSLLQVYEVILEMFARNIEFKNIDFNVSDATAFKVVIEEGRKFIYPSFNVIDSLGETVANSIVNARNERQIITLDDLKRRTQVTQTQVEIFKKLNILSSLRNDDQLSFDF
- a CDS encoding ATP-binding cassette domain-containing protein; amino-acid sequence: MSFRFQTQTNENDCGVAVSSMLINFYCKKNYTLEEVRYVNNISNEMLSMYDIENILLNYGIEFTSYSCSFEELLTLDFNKPILLNILNAKKEEHFILCLKKSKDKFLVADPVNKDIKWESIEHIKKHYQGYIGISKLVKKIIFKNKKLVNWFTYLSNYKVFIYFTLFLSLIINFFIILNSNFLKKFISEININDIEYKNKFFLVFIFFSTVEIIVTFILKVFINKLKNRLRRNIFQDYRDKLMSLSIEKFHSNKKEVWLKKISYINDIVDFVVDFTITLPIEFLLFLLTLIILINISPVILILMLIDNFFIIIVSIFFTTLLKDKYIRFEQRSIKFSKKVREFVDSFEEIKYKGIKKKFQKDLNLDSIDLYNSSDELIELKTKISVINNFINTFFYYLIFYTSYLLILKNNFSVTELLFYTSISIHINSFFNNLNAFACNMQNYRIASSNLFFLFEDVFKSKSSTFIEKVDKIEFINIYKYISSKKCINNFNYSFKGNTFVYGRSGSGKTSILKLISGHLESYEGKILINDKDFQEININDYQNKIMYLGQYDYIFDGTVWANIQQFKNKIDMNIFKTFNFFEILKNNCIDINKEIYDNGNNLSKGQRQIINFISLFFTNKDVYLIDEPLSNVEKDTAYYLFKTFYEYKKKSLIIMCDHDLTYKNFFPNRVEVSS
- the ybeY gene encoding rRNA maturation RNase YbeY, translated to MKDKIYFVYEVDLAKLKSYEKVLYKLLKFTKKYLNINKRLSFSLNYIKDEKSVYLNKTYRNKDYIGDVLSFPIDDEYNIYSQLKYKEIGDIFIAPHEAKRKSLKQKNSFKTEISWLFVHGLLHILGFDHQVNEEANVMFKLTDDILSKIKVNYSYN
- a CDS encoding diacylglycerol kinase family protein produces the protein MAKKKFSKRAKVRIRLKNKFVNAARGVYTAFKEESTLIVYLIAIIIAIALGIWIKLDLLSWSIIILTIGVLLGFEFLNTSIENFVDLLSFEYNIKAKKIKDICAAASIINSILAVVISFLIYLPPLIDRISEMIGN
- the cdd gene encoding cytidine deaminase: MRDYVQIFNHLNEIKKNCYSPYSNYKVVCSFYLNEGIVINGVNIENVAYNPTICAERSAIAQFISSGKINSKLDFVALYADSKVPVYPCGTCRQTLIEFLDGKTEVLIFNNQGFVESHKLEEFIPYSFNLKNIK